A section of the Pseudomonas prosekii genome encodes:
- the speE gene encoding polyamine aminopropyltransferase translates to MSTTKTSEYLETLYEGYGQRFRMEKLLHEVRTEHQHLVIFENPRMGRVMALDGVIQTTEADEFIYHEMLTHVPILAHGAAKRVLIIGGGDGGMLREVAKHGSVEHITMVEIDGTVVDMCKEFLPNHSKGAYDDPRLNLVIDDGMRFVATTTEKFDVIISDSTDPIGPGEVLFSENFYQACHRCLNEGGILVTQNGTPFMQLGEVQTTAGRLRSLFPDWHFYQAAVPTYIGGAMTFAWGATNTAYRKLSRETLQQRFAGSGIVTRYYNPEVHIGAFAMPQYVLNAINKPSND, encoded by the coding sequence ATGAGCACCACCAAGACCAGCGAATACCTGGAAACCCTGTACGAAGGCTACGGCCAGCGTTTTCGCATGGAAAAACTGCTGCACGAAGTGCGCACCGAACACCAGCATCTGGTGATCTTCGAAAACCCGCGCATGGGCCGGGTCATGGCGCTGGACGGTGTGATCCAGACCACCGAAGCCGACGAATTCATCTACCACGAAATGCTCACCCACGTGCCGATCCTCGCCCACGGCGCCGCCAAGCGTGTGCTGATCATCGGCGGCGGCGACGGCGGCATGCTGCGCGAAGTAGCGAAACACGGCAGCGTCGAGCACATCACCATGGTCGAGATTGACGGCACCGTGGTCGACATGTGCAAAGAGTTTCTGCCGAACCACTCGAAGGGTGCTTACGACGACCCACGGCTGAACCTGGTCATCGACGACGGCATGCGGTTCGTCGCCACCACCACGGAAAAATTCGACGTGATCATCTCCGACTCCACCGACCCGATCGGGCCGGGCGAAGTGCTGTTCTCGGAGAACTTCTACCAGGCGTGCCACCGCTGCCTGAACGAGGGCGGCATTCTGGTGACGCAAAACGGCACGCCGTTCATGCAACTGGGCGAAGTGCAAACCACCGCCGGACGCCTGCGCAGCCTGTTCCCGGACTGGCATTTCTATCAAGCCGCAGTGCCGACTTACATTGGCGGCGCGATGACGTTTGCCTGGGGCGCGACCAACACCGCTTACCGCAAACTGTCGCGCGAAACCCTGCAACAGCGCTTCGCCGGCAGCGGCATCGTTACCCGTTACTACAACCCGGAAGTGCACATCGGCGCCTTCGCCATGCCGCAGTACGTGTTGAACGCGATCAACAAGCCAAGTAACGACTAA
- the aroC gene encoding chorismate synthase has product MSGNTYGKLFTVTTAGESHGPALVAIVDGCPPGLEISLEDLQRDLDRRKPGTSRHTTQRQEADEVEILSGVFEGRTTGCAIGLLIRNTDQKSKDYSAIKDLFRPAHADYTYHHKYGERDYRGGGRSSARETAMRVAAGAIAKKYLASQGIVIRGYMSQLGPIEIPFKTWDSVEDNAFFSPDPDKVPELEAYMDQLRRDQDSVGAKITVVAEGVMPGLGEPIFDRLDAELAHALMSINAVKGVEIGAGFASVAQRGTEHRDEMTPDGFLSNNAGGILGGISSGQPIVAHLALKPTSSITTPGRSIDVNGNPVDVITKGRHDPCVGIRATPIAEAMMAIVLMDHLLRHRGQNADVRVNTPVLGQL; this is encoded by the coding sequence ATGTCCGGCAATACCTACGGCAAGCTGTTCACGGTCACCACCGCTGGCGAAAGCCATGGTCCGGCGTTGGTCGCCATTGTCGACGGCTGCCCGCCGGGGCTGGAGATTTCCCTGGAGGATCTGCAGCGTGACCTTGATCGGCGCAAGCCCGGCACCAGCCGCCACACCACGCAACGCCAGGAAGCCGACGAAGTCGAAATCCTCAGCGGCGTGTTTGAAGGCCGCACCACCGGTTGCGCGATTGGCCTGTTGATCCGCAACACCGACCAGAAGTCCAAGGACTACTCGGCGATCAAAGACCTGTTCCGCCCGGCGCACGCCGACTACACCTACCACCACAAGTACGGCGAACGCGATTACCGCGGCGGCGGTCGCAGCTCGGCGCGGGAAACCGCGATGCGCGTGGCGGCGGGGGCGATTGCCAAGAAATACCTGGCGAGCCAAGGCATCGTCATTCGCGGTTACATGAGCCAGCTCGGCCCGATCGAAATCCCGTTCAAGACTTGGGATTCGGTAGAAGACAACGCGTTCTTCAGCCCCGACCCGGACAAAGTGCCGGAACTGGAAGCCTATATGGACCAGTTGCGCCGCGACCAGGATTCGGTCGGTGCAAAAATCACCGTGGTTGCCGAAGGCGTGATGCCCGGCCTCGGCGAGCCGATCTTCGATCGCCTCGACGCCGAACTGGCCCACGCGCTGATGAGCATCAACGCGGTCAAAGGCGTGGAAATCGGCGCCGGTTTCGCCAGTGTCGCCCAGCGCGGCACCGAGCACCGCGACGAAATGACCCCGGACGGTTTCCTCAGCAACAATGCCGGCGGCATCCTCGGCGGGATCTCCTCCGGCCAGCCAATCGTCGCGCACCTGGCGTTGAAGCCCACCTCCAGCATTACCACGCCGGGCCGCTCGATTGACGTCAATGGCAACCCGGTCGATGTCATCACCAAGGGCCGTCACGACCCGTGCGTCGGCATCCGCGCCACGCCGATTGCCGAGGCGATGATGGCCATTGTGTTGATGGATCACCTGCTGCGTCATCGTGGGCAAAACGCCGATGTGCGCGTCAACACGCCGGTGTTGGGTCAGCTGTAA
- a CDS encoding 1,2-dihydroxy-3-keto-5-methylthiopentene dioxygenase, with translation MSSLSVYHVSSPEIPNKVLTHFEDIASTLAEQGVRFDRWQAAAKIQPGASQEKVIAAYQEQIDKLMTERGYVTVDVISLNSDHPQKAELRAKFLDEHRHGEDEVRFFVAGRGLFTLHIDDYVYAVLCEKNDLISVPAGTPHWFDMGEHPHFVAIRLFNNAEGWVAKFTGEDIASRFPRLED, from the coding sequence ATGAGCAGCCTGTCCGTTTATCACGTCTCCAGCCCGGAAATACCCAACAAGGTATTGACCCATTTCGAAGACATCGCTTCGACCCTCGCCGAACAAGGCGTGCGTTTCGACCGCTGGCAAGCCGCCGCAAAAATCCAGCCCGGCGCCAGTCAGGAAAAAGTGATCGCTGCGTATCAGGAACAAATCGACAAACTGATGACCGAGCGCGGTTACGTCACTGTCGATGTCATCAGCCTGAACAGCGACCATCCGCAGAAAGCCGAGTTGCGCGCCAAGTTTCTCGATGAGCACCGACATGGCGAAGACGAAGTCAGATTTTTCGTCGCCGGGCGTGGCTTGTTTACCCTGCACATCGACGATTACGTGTACGCCGTGCTCTGCGAAAAAAACGACCTGATTTCGGTGCCGGCCGGCACGCCGCACTGGTTCGACATGGGCGAACATCCGCATTTCGTGGCGATTCGTCTGTTTAACAATGCTGAAGGCTGGGTGGCCAAATTCACCGGCGAAGACATCGCCAGCCGTTTCCCACGCCTGGAGGACTGA
- a CDS encoding long-chain-acyl-CoA synthetase: MRDTITWGMMLRKLPTIAKAIPRVVKGMKVANVKDPTQPCGLAWTFEQATLRNPDGLALLQNDVALTYAQVNQWANRIAHHLISQGIGKGDAVAIFIENRPELLVSILAVAKVGAISALLNTSQTRDALVHSLNLVAPVAIIVGEELVPAYSAVRQRVAIAETRTWFVADRETYGSPGISPDGFINLMEVSADAGDASRNHNPPSSQQVFCDDTCFYIYTSGTTGLPKAGVFKHGRWMRSSASFGLIALDMRPEDVVYCPLPLYHATGLCVCWGSAISGASAFAIRRKFSASQFWSDVRKYRATTLGYVGELCRYLVDQPPSADDNQHGVTKMIGNGLRPGAWQQFKTRFGVGHICELYAASDGNIGFSNILNFDNTIGFSLMNWELVAYDHDSGAPIRNAKGLMSKVAKGGQGLLLARIDDKAPLDGYTDPQKTEKVVLRDVFSKGDRYFNTGDLLRNIGFGHAQFVDRLGDTYRWKGENVSTTEVENILLLHPNISEAVAYGVEICNTNGRAGMAAITPAESLATLDFSELLSFLQAQMPAYAVPLFLRVKVKMETTGTFKYQKTRLKDEGFDPGKTADDPIYAWLPGSQTYVQVTTQVLADIYAGKYRY; encoded by the coding sequence ATGCGCGACACGATCACCTGGGGCATGATGCTCCGCAAATTACCGACGATCGCCAAAGCCATTCCCCGCGTGGTGAAGGGCATGAAAGTCGCCAACGTCAAGGACCCGACCCAACCGTGTGGCCTTGCCTGGACCTTCGAACAGGCGACTTTGCGCAACCCCGACGGCCTCGCGCTGCTGCAAAACGACGTGGCGCTGACCTATGCGCAGGTCAATCAGTGGGCCAATCGCATCGCTCATCATCTGATCAGCCAAGGCATCGGCAAGGGCGACGCGGTGGCGATTTTCATCGAGAACCGCCCGGAACTGCTGGTGAGCATTCTCGCCGTGGCCAAGGTCGGCGCGATCAGCGCGTTGCTCAACACTTCGCAGACTCGTGACGCGCTGGTTCACAGCCTTAACCTCGTGGCGCCGGTCGCGATCATCGTCGGCGAAGAGCTGGTGCCGGCGTATTCCGCAGTCCGCCAGCGCGTAGCGATTGCCGAAACCCGCACCTGGTTTGTCGCCGACCGCGAAACTTATGGCAGTCCGGGCATTTCGCCCGACGGCTTTATCAACTTGATGGAAGTCAGCGCCGACGCTGGCGACGCCAGCCGAAACCACAACCCGCCAAGCAGCCAACAGGTGTTTTGCGATGACACCTGCTTTTACATCTACACCTCCGGCACCACCGGGCTGCCCAAGGCCGGCGTGTTCAAACACGGGCGCTGGATGCGCAGCTCGGCGAGTTTTGGTTTGATCGCGTTGGACATGCGCCCCGAAGACGTCGTCTATTGCCCGTTGCCGCTGTATCACGCCACCGGCCTGTGCGTGTGCTGGGGCTCGGCGATCAGCGGCGCCTCGGCGTTTGCGATTCGCCGCAAATTCAGCGCCAGCCAGTTCTGGAGCGACGTGCGCAAATACCGCGCGACCACCCTCGGTTATGTCGGCGAATTGTGCCGTTACCTGGTCGATCAACCGCCCAGCGCCGATGACAACCAACACGGCGTGACCAAGATGATCGGCAACGGCCTGCGCCCCGGCGCGTGGCAACAATTCAAGACGCGCTTCGGCGTCGGCCACATCTGCGAGCTCTACGCGGCGAGCGACGGCAACATTGGTTTCAGCAACATTCTCAACTTCGACAACACCATCGGTTTCTCATTGATGAACTGGGAGCTGGTGGCGTACGACCACGACAGCGGCGCGCCAATTCGCAACGCCAAGGGTTTGATGAGCAAAGTCGCCAAGGGCGGGCAGGGTTTATTGCTCGCCAGAATCGACGACAAAGCGCCGCTGGACGGCTACACCGATCCGCAGAAAACCGAAAAAGTCGTGCTCCGCGATGTGTTCAGCAAAGGCGACCGCTATTTCAATACCGGCGACTTGTTGCGCAACATCGGTTTTGGCCATGCGCAGTTTGTTGATCGCTTGGGCGACACTTATCGCTGGAAGGGCGAAAACGTCTCGACCACCGAAGTCGAAAACATTCTGCTGCTGCACCCGAACATTTCCGAAGCCGTGGCGTACGGCGTGGAAATCTGCAACACCAATGGCCGCGCCGGCATGGCCGCGATCACGCCGGCCGAGTCGCTGGCGACCCTGGATTTCAGCGAATTGCTGAGTTTTTTGCAGGCACAAATGCCGGCGTACGCAGTGCCGTTGTTTCTGCGGGTGAAGGTCAAAATGGAAACCACCGGGACCTTCAAATATCAGAAAACCCGGCTCAAGGATGAGGGTTTCGATCCGGGCAAAACCGCTGATGATCCGATCTATGCGTGGCTGCCGGGCAGCCAGACTTACGTGCAAGTGACCACGCAGGTACTGGCAGATATTTACGCGGGCAAGTACCGCTATTAA
- a CDS encoding ankyrin repeat domain-containing protein, with amino-acid sequence MSDQSRQMTPEEAAEFAEQVFNKAREGDAAMMAALLTKGLPPNLRNHKGDTLLMLAAYHCHAETVKVLLEHKADPEIRNDNGQSPIAGAAYKGDLAVVKALVEGGAQVDGSSFDGRTALMMAAMFNRVEIVDYLISKGADPRAKDANGVTAIDAAKTMGAVDTMAQLEKLLA; translated from the coding sequence ATGTCAGACCAAAGCCGCCAGATGACGCCCGAAGAAGCTGCTGAATTTGCCGAACAGGTGTTCAACAAAGCGCGCGAGGGCGATGCCGCGATGATGGCTGCGCTGCTGACCAAAGGCTTGCCGCCGAACCTGCGCAACCACAAGGGCGACACGTTGTTGATGCTCGCTGCGTACCACTGTCACGCCGAGACGGTGAAAGTATTGCTCGAGCACAAGGCCGATCCCGAGATCCGCAACGACAACGGCCAGAGCCCGATTGCCGGCGCCGCGTACAAGGGCGATCTGGCGGTGGTCAAAGCGCTGGTGGAAGGCGGGGCGCAGGTTGACGGCTCGTCGTTCGATGGCCGCACGGCGCTGATGATGGCGGCGATGTTCAACCGCGTGGAAATCGTCGATTACCTGATCAGCAAAGGTGCCGACCCGCGCGCCAAGGACGCCAATGGCGTGACCGCAATCGATGCGGCGAAAACCATGGGCGCGGTGGATACCATGGCGCAACTGGAGAAGCTGCTGGCCTGA
- a CDS encoding DUF3509 domain-containing protein translates to MSLIQEKFNSLFSNFDVTTQARPDGGILLTLRSAEGKVFKRSISYQQLHAGDQLSWVISAIRRDLAEQASELPQISMLQSQQRFALPTYHSA, encoded by the coding sequence ATGAGCCTGATCCAAGAAAAATTTAACTCCCTGTTCTCCAACTTCGACGTGACCACCCAGGCTCGACCTGACGGTGGCATCCTGCTGACATTGCGCAGCGCCGAAGGCAAAGTGTTCAAACGCTCGATCTCTTACCAGCAGTTGCACGCTGGCGATCAGTTGTCGTGGGTGATCAGCGCGATCCGCCGTGACCTGGCTGAACAGGCCAGTGAACTGCCGCAGATTTCGATGCTGCAGAGCCAACAACGATTTGCCCTGCCGACGTACCACTCGGCGTAA
- a CDS encoding c-type cytochrome, producing the protein MDGDHLRAFLLIGAMLFGTPLFAAQLNLQLGASTRTWQTEELLKHPQVQTINISNDVSYKRDMRYQAVPLAALLTGVKPEDHLQAVALDGFAAELAAAPLLNKHGAQAWLAIEDPGKPWPALSASKPSAGPFYLVWTDPQAGDISPEQWPFQVASIKRMAPVAERFPALLPDPALKADDPVNQGFALFQQNCLACHRLNGAGDAQFGPDLNIPYNPTEYFGVDFLKRYIRDPQSLRHWPQAKMPGFSEQVLPAADLDKLVAYLQHMAGRKTQP; encoded by the coding sequence ATGGACGGCGATCATTTGAGAGCTTTTTTACTGATTGGGGCCATGCTGTTCGGCACGCCCCTGTTTGCCGCACAGCTGAACCTGCAGCTGGGCGCGAGCACTCGCACCTGGCAGACCGAGGAGTTGCTCAAGCATCCTCAAGTCCAGACCATCAATATCAGCAACGACGTTTCCTACAAACGCGACATGCGCTATCAAGCGGTGCCGCTGGCGGCGTTGTTGACTGGCGTTAAACCTGAAGATCATCTGCAAGCCGTGGCACTCGATGGTTTTGCTGCTGAATTGGCGGCCGCGCCGTTGCTCAATAAGCACGGCGCGCAGGCTTGGCTGGCGATTGAAGATCCGGGCAAACCGTGGCCGGCGCTGTCGGCGAGCAAGCCCAGCGCCGGGCCGTTTTATCTGGTCTGGACCGATCCGCAGGCCGGCGATATCAGCCCCGAGCAATGGCCGTTTCAGGTCGCCAGCATCAAGCGCATGGCGCCGGTGGCCGAGCGCTTTCCGGCGTTGTTGCCGGATCCGGCGTTGAAGGCGGACGATCCGGTGAATCAGGGATTTGCGCTGTTTCAGCAGAATTGCCTGGCGTGCCATCGGCTTAATGGCGCGGGCGATGCGCAGTTTGGGCCGGACCTGAATATCCCGTACAACCCCACCGAATATTTCGGCGTCGACTTCCTCAAACGCTACATCCGCGACCCGCAAAGCCTGCGCCATTGGCCACAGGCGAAAATGCCGGGCTTCTCCGAGCAGGTATTGCCGGCGGCGGACCTGGATAAGTTGGTCGCGTATCTGCAACACATGGCCGGGCGCAAAACCCAGCCGTGA
- a CDS encoding methylthioribulose 1-phosphate dehydratase — translation MSLTREHLALEIIDAGRFLYGRGWSPATSSNYSTRLSPTEALLTVSGKHKGQLGIDDVLATDLSGNSLEPGKKPSAETLLHTQLYSWRTEIGAVLHTHSVNATVLSRLTPEDFIEFEDYELQKAFSGISTHESLVRVPIFDNDQDIARLAAKVQPWLDAHPDCVGYLIRGHGLYTWGARMSDALRQIEAFEFLFECELKTRSVLNRQG, via the coding sequence ATGAGCCTTACCCGTGAACACCTCGCCCTGGAAATCATCGACGCCGGGCGTTTTCTCTATGGACGCGGTTGGTCGCCGGCCACCAGCAGCAATTACTCGACGCGCCTGTCGCCGACCGAAGCGCTGCTGACCGTATCCGGCAAGCACAAAGGCCAGCTCGGCATCGACGATGTGCTGGCCACCGACCTGTCGGGCAATAGCCTGGAGCCGGGCAAAAAACCGTCCGCCGAAACCTTGTTGCACACGCAGCTGTATAGCTGGCGCACGGAGATCGGCGCGGTGTTGCACACGCATTCGGTCAACGCCACGGTGCTGTCGCGCCTGACGCCGGAAGATTTTATCGAGTTCGAAGACTACGAATTGCAGAAAGCCTTCAGCGGTATTTCGACCCACGAATCGTTGGTGCGCGTGCCGATTTTCGACAATGATCAAGACATTGCGCGCCTCGCCGCCAAGGTGCAGCCTTGGCTCGACGCCCATCCCGATTGCGTTGGTTATCTGATCCGTGGCCACGGCCTTTACACCTGGGGCGCGCGCATGAGCGACGCGTTGCGGCAGATCGAAGCTTTTGAATTTTTGTTCGAGTGCGAGTTGAAGACCCGCAGCGTCCTGAACCGCCAAGGCTGA
- a CDS encoding ribonuclease E inhibitor RraB, with protein MSTAYQEDISTSVLRRMKEGGFDFSRFHPIEFYAIFPDEERARRAAVHFCGESLNAQVSVRDDGAWHLELSKVMHATYDGIGDFEQDFEAVVEPLGGIIEGWGVKQEVRGLLA; from the coding sequence ATGAGCACAGCCTATCAAGAAGACATCAGCACCAGCGTGCTGCGCCGCATGAAGGAAGGCGGTTTCGATTTTTCACGGTTCCATCCCATCGAGTTTTACGCAATTTTCCCGGACGAGGAACGGGCCCGCAGAGCAGCAGTGCATTTTTGTGGTGAATCGCTGAACGCGCAGGTCAGCGTGCGTGACGACGGCGCCTGGCATTTGGAATTAAGCAAAGTGATGCACGCCACCTACGACGGTATTGGCGATTTCGAGCAGGATTTCGAGGCGGTGGTCGAGCCTCTGGGCGGAATTATCGAGGGCTGGGGCGTCAAGCAGGAGGTACGAGGGCTACTCGCATAA
- a CDS encoding PLDc N-terminal domain-containing protein has translation MGSTFNGLIGLIIFALDIWAIINVLKSGATTGMKIVWVLLILLLPVLGLIIWAIAGPRGNVRI, from the coding sequence ATGGGTTCGACGTTTAACGGTCTGATTGGCCTGATCATTTTCGCCCTCGACATCTGGGCCATCATCAACGTGCTGAAAAGCGGCGCTACCACCGGGATGAAAATCGTCTGGGTGCTGCTGATCCTGTTGCTGCCGGTGCTGGGCCTGATCATCTGGGCCATCGCCGGACCACGAGGCAATGTGCGCATCTGA
- a CDS encoding MFS transporter, with amino-acid sequence MAALPYWRLSSFYLFYFALLGSTAPFLALYFDHLGFSSARIGELVAIPMLMRCVAPNIWGWLGDYTGRRLAIVRFGAVCTLLTFSLIFVSKTYAWLAMVMALHAFFWHAVLPQFEVITLAHLNGQTSRYSQIRLWGSIGFIITVVALGRVFEWLSLDVYPIALVLIMAGIVVSSVWVPNAQPLHSERVAGQGFLKQLRSPGVLAFYACVALMQMSHGPYYTFLTLHLERLGYSRGVIGMLWAVGVVAEVLMFLAMSKILARFSVRRVLMASFLLAALRWLLLGSFAEFLWVLLFAQVLHAATFGSFHAAAIQFVQRSFGARQQGQGQALYAALAGTGGALGALYSGYSWNALGATLTFSIASLAAFAAAVIIATRMQEDRP; translated from the coding sequence ATGGCGGCGCTCCCGTACTGGCGGCTGTCCAGTTTTTACCTGTTCTATTTCGCCTTGCTCGGTTCGACAGCGCCATTTCTGGCGCTGTATTTCGATCACCTCGGATTTTCCAGCGCGCGCATCGGCGAGCTGGTGGCGATTCCGATGTTGATGCGCTGCGTCGCGCCTAACATCTGGGGCTGGCTCGGCGACTACACTGGCCGGCGCCTGGCCATCGTGCGTTTCGGCGCCGTCTGTACGTTGCTCACGTTCTCGCTGATCTTCGTCAGCAAAACCTACGCCTGGCTGGCGATGGTCATGGCGCTGCACGCATTCTTCTGGCACGCGGTGTTGCCGCAATTCGAAGTGATCACGCTCGCACATTTGAACGGTCAGACCTCGCGTTACAGCCAGATTCGCTTGTGGGGCTCGATCGGTTTCATCATCACCGTGGTCGCGCTCGGGCGCGTGTTCGAATGGCTGAGCCTGGACGTCTACCCGATTGCGCTGGTGCTGATCATGGCCGGGATTGTCGTCAGCAGCGTGTGGGTGCCGAACGCGCAACCGCTGCACAGCGAACGCGTGGCGGGGCAGGGTTTTCTCAAGCAATTGCGCAGCCCCGGCGTATTGGCGTTTTATGCCTGCGTGGCGCTGATGCAGATGAGCCACGGCCCGTATTACACCTTTCTGACTTTGCACCTTGAGCGACTCGGTTATAGCCGCGGCGTGATCGGCATGCTCTGGGCGGTCGGCGTGGTCGCTGAAGTGCTGATGTTCCTGGCCATGAGCAAAATCCTCGCGCGCTTCTCGGTGCGCCGGGTGCTGATGGCGAGTTTTCTGCTGGCGGCGCTGCGCTGGTTGCTGCTAGGTTCGTTTGCCGAATTTCTCTGGGTGTTGCTGTTCGCGCAAGTGCTGCACGCGGCAACGTTCGGCAGCTTTCACGCTGCTGCCATCCAGTTCGTGCAACGTAGTTTCGGCGCACGCCAGCAAGGTCAGGGCCAGGCGTTATACGCGGCGTTGGCCGGCACCGGCGGCGCGCTCGGCGCGTTGTATTCCGGTTACAGCTGGAATGCCCTCGGCGCAACATTGACCTTTAGTATTGCCAGCCTCGCAGCCTTCGCCGCTGCCGTTATCATTGCCACACGCATGCAAGAGGACCGGCCATGA
- the mtnC gene encoding acireductone synthase, whose amino-acid sequence MPIKAILTDIEGTTSAVSFVFDVLFPYAAKHLPDFVRQNAGRADVAEQLDAVRRDSNEPQADVERVIEILLGWIAEDRKATPLKAIQGMVWEQGYQAGQLKGHVYPDAVDALKRWHQDGFQLFVYSSGSIQAQKLIFGCSEAGDLSPLFSGYFDTTSGPKREAQSYQRITQAIGVTAGEILFLSDIVEELDAARTAGMATCGLAREGGELAGHVTVDSFGKIDPCVF is encoded by the coding sequence ATGCCGATCAAAGCGATTCTCACCGACATCGAAGGCACCACCAGCGCGGTGAGTTTTGTCTTCGACGTGCTGTTCCCGTACGCCGCCAAACACTTGCCGGACTTCGTTCGGCAAAACGCTGGTCGCGCCGATGTCGCCGAGCAACTGGATGCCGTGCGCCGTGACAGCAATGAACCGCAGGCGGATGTCGAGCGAGTCATCGAGATTCTGCTGGGCTGGATCGCCGAAGACCGCAAAGCCACGCCGCTGAAGGCAATCCAGGGCATGGTCTGGGAGCAGGGTTATCAGGCCGGGCAGTTGAAGGGCCACGTTTACCCGGACGCGGTTGACGCGCTGAAGCGCTGGCATCAGGACGGTTTTCAACTGTTTGTGTATTCCTCCGGCTCGATCCAGGCACAGAAGCTGATCTTCGGTTGCTCGGAGGCGGGGGATTTGTCGCCGCTGTTCAGCGGGTATTTCGACACGACCTCCGGGCCGAAACGTGAGGCGCAGTCGTATCAGCGCATTACCCAGGCGATTGGCGTGACAGCGGGGGAGATTCTGTTCCTGTCCGACATCGTCGAAGAACTCGACGCGGCGCGAACTGCGGGCATGGCAACGTGCGGGTTGGCGCGTGAGGGTGGCGAGTTGGCAGGGCACGTGACCGTCGACAGCTTCGGCAAAATCGATCCCTGCGTGTTCTAA